Proteins from one Terriglobus sp. RCC_193 genomic window:
- a CDS encoding glycosyltransferase — MIPAKNESKHLPSLLSSLAKQDYPAIADTEVFVADAGSTDGTAAIARSYDNLLSIRVIEGGLPSVGRNRGAAQSTSRYVLFLDADVELRDRTLLRRAVAAMQKQRLHCQTVDIACAEGTWADRLLYWGNSRMQRLSAWGMPFGTGMFLMFERGRFHELRGFAEDAVFAEDFLLTKQVSPLRFSVVDGCIYTSNRRFRRTGHARMVFLFFWTLLNCRNRSHFVRDHGYWDGATETVSKA; from the coding sequence GTGATCCCGGCAAAGAACGAATCGAAGCACCTGCCTTCGCTGCTGAGCTCGTTGGCGAAACAGGACTATCCGGCTATCGCGGATACGGAAGTATTCGTTGCTGATGCGGGTTCGACCGATGGTACCGCTGCGATTGCACGCAGCTATGACAACCTGTTGAGCATTCGCGTGATTGAGGGCGGATTGCCGTCAGTGGGACGGAATCGCGGCGCGGCGCAGAGCACGTCGCGCTATGTGTTGTTTCTGGATGCGGATGTGGAGTTGCGCGATCGTACGCTGTTGCGCCGTGCAGTGGCTGCGATGCAGAAGCAGCGTTTGCACTGCCAGACGGTGGACATTGCGTGTGCGGAAGGCACGTGGGCGGATCGGTTGCTGTATTGGGGTAACAGCCGGATGCAGCGGTTGAGCGCATGGGGTATGCCGTTTGGCACAGGGATGTTTCTGATGTTTGAGCGCGGACGTTTTCATGAGCTGCGCGGCTTTGCGGAAGATGCTGTTTTTGCTGAGGATTTTCTGCTGACGAAGCAGGTTTCACCGCTGCGCTTTTCCGTGGTGGATGGATGCATCTATACGTCGAACCGCCGGTTCCGCAGAACGGGACATGCGCGCATGGTGTTTCTATTTTTCTGGACGCTGCTGAACTGCAGAAACCGCAGCCACTTTGTACGTGACCACGGTTACTGGGATGGCGCTACGGAGACTGTCAGCAAAGCTTAG
- a CDS encoding UDP-2,3-diacylglucosamine diphosphatase, with amino-acid sequence MVRTCDTLILSDVHLGSDVSRAEEAMEVLEGVDFRQLILLGDIFSGLDFARLKRQHWDFLSCIRRLSNPKQRRTIVWVEGNHDHGLSQLMSHMVGVPVYQRYVWEYAGKRHLAVHGHQFDRFINRNILLSRFFEGFYEMSQRMDGEEQRMSRWFDRFSTRWLRLTDKVAEGALAYAKDGHADRVFCGHTHEAMQRTEGSIEYFNSGCWTDTRATFLTIDRKGVQIHEYQPGTVYRDPGKERIEAPAFAAELVGETGLSGYRGYGSIRC; translated from the coding sequence ATGGTGCGGACCTGCGATACGCTCATCCTCTCCGACGTCCACCTGGGCTCTGATGTTAGCCGGGCGGAAGAAGCCATGGAAGTGCTGGAAGGCGTGGACTTCCGGCAATTGATCCTGTTGGGTGATATTTTCAGCGGTCTTGATTTTGCGCGATTGAAGCGACAGCACTGGGATTTTCTGTCGTGTATCCGCAGGCTCTCCAACCCGAAGCAGCGTCGCACGATTGTGTGGGTGGAAGGAAATCACGATCACGGGTTGTCGCAACTGATGTCACACATGGTGGGCGTGCCGGTGTATCAGCGGTATGTGTGGGAGTATGCAGGCAAACGGCACCTGGCGGTGCATGGGCACCAGTTCGATCGTTTTATTAATCGCAATATCCTGTTGAGCCGATTCTTTGAAGGCTTCTATGAGATGTCGCAGCGGATGGATGGCGAGGAGCAGCGGATGTCACGTTGGTTTGATCGCTTCAGCACACGCTGGTTGCGGTTGACGGACAAGGTAGCGGAAGGGGCGCTGGCGTATGCGAAGGATGGCCACGCAGACCGCGTGTTCTGCGGGCATACGCATGAAGCGATGCAACGTACGGAAGGCAGCATTGAGTATTTCAACTCCGGGTGCTGGACAGATACACGCGCCACGTTTTTGACTATTGACCGCAAGGGGGTCCAGATCCATGAATATCAACCCGGAACTGTCTATCGTGATCCCGGCAAAGAACGAATCGAAGCACCTGCCTTCGCTGCTGAGCTCGTTGGCGAAACAGGACTATCCGGCTATCGCGGATACGGAAGTATTCGTTGCTGA
- a CDS encoding AraC family transcriptional regulator — protein MDPITDIFRTMHVTAFGLHRLEATAPWGIKQENQAEEAVTSSGKKTSPTDLAHFAMLSRGNCWLSVEGIAEPIPLTGGDCFLLAKGTSIVLRDSPRTGPRWTFREIGASANGNIAHCGGGGTPTTIVCGSLSFDHASLKPITQLLPSFILMKADEARTLALHNTVQALASEMAEQAPGSEVVATRLAEVLFIQVLRAHIASGPERNKGWLRAIFDPQMGTALSAIHDRVNTPWTVESLATTAGMSRSAFAARFKQLLGQTPLEYVSEWRMQKAMQLLQKRDKKLIDVARLIGYESDAAFSKAFKRIVGVNPGEYLKRGFEGHVNAGMAEDV, from the coding sequence TTGGATCCGATAACAGACATCTTCCGAACGATGCACGTAACCGCCTTTGGCCTGCACAGGCTGGAAGCCACAGCGCCGTGGGGCATAAAACAGGAAAATCAGGCCGAAGAAGCAGTCACGTCTTCCGGCAAGAAGACTTCGCCCACAGACTTGGCGCATTTCGCCATGCTTTCGCGCGGCAACTGCTGGCTGAGTGTGGAAGGGATTGCAGAGCCGATTCCCCTCACCGGTGGTGATTGCTTTTTGCTGGCTAAGGGGACTTCGATTGTGTTGCGCGATAGTCCGCGAACAGGTCCCAGGTGGACTTTCCGCGAGATCGGCGCCAGCGCCAACGGCAATATCGCTCACTGTGGAGGCGGTGGTACACCCACGACCATCGTCTGCGGATCCCTGAGTTTCGATCACGCCAGCCTGAAGCCAATCACGCAATTACTGCCGAGCTTCATTTTGATGAAGGCTGATGAGGCACGCACGCTTGCTCTTCACAACACAGTGCAGGCGCTTGCTTCGGAAATGGCAGAACAGGCGCCGGGATCGGAAGTCGTTGCGACTCGGCTTGCCGAGGTGCTGTTTATCCAGGTGCTCCGGGCGCACATCGCGTCAGGACCGGAACGCAATAAAGGATGGCTTCGCGCGATTTTCGATCCTCAAATGGGCACTGCCCTGAGTGCCATTCATGACAGAGTGAATACACCCTGGACGGTGGAATCCCTGGCCACAACGGCTGGCATGTCTCGCTCCGCATTTGCAGCACGTTTTAAACAGCTGCTTGGACAAACACCATTGGAGTATGTAAGCGAGTGGCGGATGCAGAAGGCGATGCAGCTACTCCAGAAGCGTGACAAGAAGCTCATCGACGTCGCTCGGTTGATTGGTTACGAATCCGACGCTGCGTTCAGTAAGGCGTTCAAGCGAATTGTCGGGGTCAACCCCGGTGAATACCTCAAACGTGGTTTTGAAGGCCACGTTAATGCCGGAATGGCGGAAGATGTTTGA
- a CDS encoding TIGR03435 family protein — MRYFSAFTLSVIACIGIMPMLNAQSILEVSAVKPHPENAPCGESRVLGGGHVEIACFTLELMIREGFNVLPFQVTGGPQWVRHDMWDIVAKDNNAAGKRDDDVYREVLLAVARESFSLKLHTEKRRAKGFALTVATAGTLGPRLTPASGQPYLFEMKPGPSVIAHGITMSEFAEWLKWPAGAGRVVEDRTGLSGRYDVTLRWTPLRTDQMKDPSTDNDGPVIFTALREQLGLKLVTTQVEQDNYEIQSAERPGSN, encoded by the coding sequence ATGCGCTATTTTTCGGCTTTCACGCTCTCAGTAATCGCCTGTATAGGGATAATGCCTATGCTGAACGCACAGAGCATCCTCGAGGTTTCTGCAGTCAAACCGCATCCTGAAAATGCGCCGTGCGGAGAATCCCGCGTGCTTGGCGGGGGCCATGTCGAAATCGCATGCTTCACTCTCGAGCTCATGATTCGCGAAGGTTTCAATGTCCTTCCGTTTCAGGTAACGGGTGGCCCTCAATGGGTCCGGCATGACATGTGGGATATCGTCGCGAAGGATAACAACGCGGCAGGGAAACGCGACGATGACGTGTATCGAGAGGTGCTTCTTGCAGTTGCCCGTGAGAGCTTTAGTCTGAAGCTTCATACGGAAAAACGACGAGCAAAGGGCTTTGCGCTGACCGTGGCGACCGCTGGGACACTCGGACCTCGGCTGACGCCTGCCAGCGGGCAGCCGTACTTGTTTGAGATGAAGCCAGGACCATCCGTGATTGCTCACGGCATCACCATGAGCGAATTCGCAGAGTGGCTGAAGTGGCCGGCGGGCGCAGGAAGAGTTGTGGAAGACAGGACCGGCTTGTCCGGCCGGTATGACGTGACTCTTCGCTGGACACCGCTACGAACCGATCAAATGAAAGATCCATCCACCGACAACGACGGGCCAGTGATCTTTACGGCGTTGCGAGAGCAACTGGGCCTGAAACTCGTCACCACACAAGTAGAGCAGGACAATTACGAGATTCAGTCTGCGGAACGTCCCGGCTCAAACTGA
- a CDS encoding SDR family NAD(P)-dependent oxidoreductase, whose protein sequence is MGKLEGKVAVVTGGSSGMALASARRFVEEGAYVFITGRRQEQLDEAVKLIGRNVTGVRGDAANLDDLDRLFDTVKREKGKIDVLFASAGTGEALPLGEITEQHFDATFGLNARGTLFTVQKALPLFNDGGSIIMTGSVASIKGFPGFGVYAASKAALRSFARTWLNELKGRNIRVNVLGPGPIATPMQEEVLTPEAKKMFESLIPRGTMGQPEEIATVALFLASDDSSFVNGVELNVDGGFSAI, encoded by the coding sequence ATGGGAAAGCTGGAAGGTAAGGTCGCAGTCGTCACAGGTGGATCAAGCGGCATGGCGCTGGCGAGCGCCAGGCGCTTTGTTGAAGAAGGTGCCTACGTTTTCATCACGGGCAGGAGACAGGAGCAGCTTGATGAGGCTGTCAAGCTGATTGGCCGGAATGTGACCGGCGTGCGCGGTGACGCGGCCAACCTCGACGACCTCGACCGGCTGTTCGACACGGTCAAGCGCGAAAAGGGCAAGATCGACGTCCTGTTCGCAAGTGCTGGCACGGGCGAGGCCCTACCCCTGGGCGAGATTACCGAGCAGCACTTCGATGCGACCTTCGGCCTGAATGCGCGCGGAACGCTGTTTACGGTGCAGAAGGCGTTGCCGCTGTTCAACGATGGCGGATCGATCATCATGACCGGCTCCGTTGCTTCGATTAAGGGGTTTCCCGGTTTCGGCGTCTATGCCGCCAGCAAGGCAGCATTGCGCTCCTTCGCACGCACATGGCTCAACGAACTGAAGGGCAGGAATATCCGTGTCAACGTGCTGGGCCCGGGGCCAATCGCCACGCCCATGCAGGAAGAAGTCCTCACCCCGGAGGCGAAGAAGATGTTTGAATCGCTGATCCCGCGGGGAACGATGGGGCAACCGGAAGAAATCGCGACGGTTGCGCTGTTTCTTGCTTCCGACGATTCGAGCTTCGTGAATGGCGTGGAGTTGAATGTCGATGGAGGCTTCTCGGCTATCTGA
- a CDS encoding glucose 1-dehydrogenase yields the protein MGKLDGKIALVTGGNSGIGLATAKRFVDEGAYVFITGRRQNSLDEAVKTIGKNVTAVQGDVSNLADLDRLFAQIKSEKGKLDILFANAGGGEFVTLENYTEEHFDKTFNINVKGLVFTVQKALPLLPDGATIVLNASIVSIKGFPAFGVYNATKAAVRSFARTWTNELKDRKIRVNVVSPGPIDTPAIAAITGNDPAAEEAFKTQITAGVPLGRMGESDEIAKAVVFLASDDSSFVAGVELFVDGGFVAV from the coding sequence ATGGGCAAACTCGACGGAAAAATCGCACTCGTCACCGGCGGCAACAGTGGCATCGGCCTCGCAACGGCAAAGCGCTTTGTGGATGAAGGCGCATATGTGTTCATCACTGGCCGACGTCAGAACTCGCTGGATGAAGCTGTAAAGACCATCGGCAAAAATGTCACCGCCGTTCAGGGCGATGTCTCCAATCTCGCCGACCTCGATCGACTCTTCGCTCAGATCAAATCCGAAAAAGGCAAACTCGACATCCTCTTCGCCAACGCAGGCGGCGGCGAATTCGTGACGCTCGAAAACTACACGGAAGAGCACTTCGACAAAACCTTCAATATCAATGTGAAGGGCCTCGTCTTCACCGTGCAGAAAGCGTTGCCGTTGCTGCCGGACGGAGCCACCATCGTGCTGAACGCATCCATCGTCTCCATCAAAGGCTTCCCCGCATTCGGTGTCTACAACGCCACCAAGGCAGCCGTCCGCTCCTTCGCGCGCACATGGACCAACGAGCTGAAAGACCGCAAAATCCGCGTCAACGTCGTCAGCCCGGGCCCCATTGACACACCCGCCATCGCCGCCATCACCGGCAACGATCCAGCTGCGGAAGAAGCATTCAAGACGCAAATCACGGCAGGCGTGCCTCTTGGCCGTATGGGCGAATCCGACGAGATCGCCAAGGCCGTCGTCTTCCTCGCCTCTGACGACAGCAGCTTTGTCGCCGGCGTGGAGCTCTTCGTCGACGGCGGCTTCGTAGCCGTGTAA
- a CDS encoding NupC/NupG family nucleoside CNT transporter: protein MARFTGLIGLVVLLGVAYALSTDRRAIRWRTVAWGLSLQIFFAFLVIKWSFGQLILAKGAGAVAGLLAHSVDGSSMVFGKLGDPTSPLQVFAFAVLPTIIFVSALFAVLYHLGIMQVVIRGMAWVMQRTMGTSGAESTNVAASIFMGQTEAPLTIRPFLNNATRSELMTIMTSGMAHVSGGIMAAYISFGIRAQDLLSAVIMTAPGTILIAKMLVPETEVPETLGTVHIKSEDEHKNENLIGAIARGTIDGGQLAFNVAIMLISFLALVGLLNGILTGIHNIIGVHQVAGHNVSFPSTLNSILGFFCAPIAWLIGIPWHDAPIVGNLIGTRAVLNEFIAYTQLGQLANAHQISTRTLAIATFALCGFANLGSVGMQIGGIGALIPNRRNELARLGMRALLAGTIANLMSASIVSMLIR from the coding sequence TTGGCCCGCTTTACCGGACTCATTGGTCTTGTCGTTTTACTTGGCGTCGCTTACGCCCTCTCCACCGACCGCCGTGCCATCCGTTGGCGCACCGTCGCCTGGGGCCTCTCCCTGCAAATCTTCTTCGCCTTCCTCGTCATCAAGTGGAGCTTCGGACAGCTCATCCTCGCCAAGGGCGCGGGCGCGGTAGCTGGTCTGCTCGCGCATTCGGTCGACGGCTCTTCCATGGTCTTTGGCAAACTCGGCGATCCCACCAGCCCGCTACAAGTCTTCGCCTTCGCCGTTCTACCCACCATCATTTTCGTGTCGGCATTGTTCGCCGTGCTGTATCACCTCGGCATCATGCAGGTCGTCATCCGTGGCATGGCATGGGTCATGCAGCGCACCATGGGCACCAGCGGCGCGGAATCCACCAACGTCGCGGCCTCCATCTTCATGGGCCAGACGGAAGCTCCGCTCACCATCCGCCCCTTCCTGAACAACGCCACCCGCTCCGAACTCATGACCATCATGACCAGCGGCATGGCGCACGTCTCCGGCGGCATCATGGCGGCTTACATCTCGTTCGGCATCCGCGCGCAGGACCTGCTCAGCGCCGTCATCATGACCGCGCCCGGCACCATCCTCATCGCAAAGATGCTCGTGCCTGAAACCGAAGTCCCCGAAACTCTCGGCACCGTCCACATCAAGAGCGAAGACGAACACAAAAACGAAAACCTCATCGGCGCCATCGCGCGCGGCACCATCGATGGCGGTCAACTCGCCTTCAACGTCGCCATCATGCTCATCAGCTTCCTTGCACTCGTGGGACTGCTGAACGGTATCCTTACCGGCATCCACAACATCATCGGCGTGCATCAGGTCGCGGGCCACAACGTCAGCTTCCCATCCACACTGAACTCCATCCTCGGCTTCTTCTGCGCACCCATCGCGTGGCTCATCGGCATCCCGTGGCACGACGCGCCCATCGTCGGCAACCTCATCGGCACCCGCGCTGTACTGAACGAGTTCATCGCCTACACCCAACTCGGCCAGCTAGCCAACGCGCATCAGATCAGCACGCGCACCCTCGCCATCGCCACCTTCGCGCTCTGCGGTTTCGCGAACCTTGGTTCCGTAGGTATGCAGATCGGCGGCATAGGTGCACTGATCCCCAACCGCCGCAACGAACTCGCCCGCCTCGGCATGCGAGCCCTCCTCGCAGGCACCATCGCCAACCTGATGAGCGCCTCCATCGTAAGCATGTTGATCCGCTAA
- a CDS encoding Stp1/IreP family PP2C-type Ser/Thr phosphatase: protein MEYAMLTDVGRSRGHNEDACAADEMAGLFVVCDGMGGAAGGEVASHMAARVFLEKARIERDTRPARWRLERAAIEANSEVFLESHRDMSLRGMGTTLVGLEIGRDLQEAWVVNVGDSRCYRLRQAVLEQLTNDHSFVDEQVRAGLMTEDEASVSHLRNIITRAVGSHGEVQPDVMRCELMQGDLFLLCSDGLIRELDDEAIARVLNEGGHSELQVCADALVDLANERGGCDNITVVLVRV from the coding sequence GTGGAATACGCGATGCTGACGGACGTGGGCCGCAGCCGCGGACACAATGAAGATGCCTGCGCCGCAGATGAGATGGCGGGGCTGTTCGTGGTGTGCGATGGCATGGGCGGAGCCGCGGGCGGTGAAGTGGCGTCGCACATGGCGGCTCGCGTGTTTCTGGAAAAAGCGCGGATTGAGCGCGATACACGTCCTGCACGCTGGCGGCTGGAGAGAGCGGCCATCGAAGCCAATAGTGAGGTCTTCCTGGAGTCGCATCGGGATATGTCGCTACGCGGCATGGGAACGACGCTGGTGGGACTGGAGATTGGCCGCGACCTGCAGGAAGCGTGGGTGGTGAATGTGGGCGATTCACGCTGTTATCGGCTGCGGCAGGCTGTGCTGGAGCAGCTTACGAACGACCACTCGTTTGTGGATGAACAGGTGCGCGCGGGGTTGATGACGGAGGATGAGGCTTCCGTGTCACATCTGCGGAACATTATTACGCGCGCCGTGGGTTCGCATGGGGAAGTGCAACCGGATGTGATGCGGTGTGAACTGATGCAGGGCGATTTGTTTCTGCTGTGTTCGGATGGATTGATTCGCGAGCTGGATGATGAGGCGATTGCGCGGGTGCTGAACGAGGGCGGTCACAGCGAGTTGCAGGTTTGCGCCGATGCACTGGTGGATCTGGCGAATGAGCGCGGTGGGTGCGACAACATCACCGTGGTGCTGGTGAGGGTGTAA
- a CDS encoding M28 family peptidase, translating to MRFASAVAFASLLVVPSIVAQANLTLPDAAQQEEKSVDAERLRLHVKTLASDAFEGRAPGQPGGEKAAQYIADQFKAAGLEPAGDHGTYFQKVPLVGVKTDPSTTFALVPEKGEALKLTFGTDYVANNQTHTPTAEIDAPLVFVGHGIVAPEYGWDDYKNVDVKGKVAVVIVNEPTSDDPKFFNGKSMTYYGRWTYKFEEAGRHGAVACLIVHRSDLASYGWQVVQNSWSGEHSYLRDDPDTKLKAASWITHDVADKLFATVGMTADEAITAAGKRGFEAKPLPVRLKAHVITHVHEYESANVVGKITGAKPGRTVLYTAHYDHFGIDRTRKGDPVFHGAADNATGTAIVMELARAFGQKKIQPPSTVIFAAVTAEEQGLLGSQYLGMHPPVPAKDISLDINYDELLPLGDVTGVGAGGAQRTTAYPLLEALAAHDNLTLRKGGVDAGGGYYRSDHFSLARVGIPAFSLGQGGMFVGHDEAWGREQSRDFGQNKYHTPADVYSDSMDFTGNAHMARFGFELGWIVMSQPERMEWLPGDEFEAARKRQ from the coding sequence ATGCGTTTTGCTTCTGCTGTGGCCTTTGCGTCGTTGTTGGTGGTTCCTTCGATAGTGGCGCAGGCGAATCTGACTTTGCCGGATGCAGCGCAACAGGAAGAAAAAAGTGTTGATGCGGAACGGCTGCGGCTGCATGTGAAGACGCTGGCCAGCGATGCCTTTGAAGGCCGTGCGCCAGGGCAGCCCGGTGGTGAGAAGGCCGCGCAGTACATTGCGGACCAGTTCAAGGCTGCGGGGCTGGAGCCTGCGGGTGATCATGGCACTTACTTCCAGAAGGTGCCGCTGGTGGGAGTGAAAACCGATCCTTCGACAACGTTTGCGCTGGTGCCGGAGAAAGGTGAGGCTTTGAAGCTGACCTTTGGCACGGACTATGTTGCGAACAACCAGACGCACACGCCGACGGCGGAGATTGATGCTCCGCTAGTGTTTGTGGGGCATGGCATTGTGGCGCCCGAGTATGGCTGGGATGACTACAAGAATGTTGATGTGAAGGGCAAGGTTGCGGTGGTGATTGTGAACGAACCCACCAGCGACGATCCGAAGTTCTTCAATGGCAAGAGCATGACCTATTACGGCCGTTGGACGTACAAGTTTGAAGAGGCTGGGCGGCATGGCGCGGTGGCTTGCCTGATTGTGCATCGCTCGGACCTGGCGAGCTATGGCTGGCAGGTGGTGCAGAACTCTTGGAGCGGCGAGCACAGCTATCTGCGCGACGATCCGGATACGAAGCTGAAGGCAGCAAGCTGGATCACGCACGACGTTGCGGACAAGTTGTTCGCGACGGTTGGTATGACGGCAGATGAGGCGATTACTGCGGCGGGCAAACGTGGTTTTGAGGCGAAGCCGCTGCCGGTGCGGCTGAAGGCGCATGTGATTACGCATGTCCATGAATACGAGTCTGCGAACGTGGTGGGCAAGATCACGGGAGCGAAGCCGGGGCGCACGGTGCTGTACACAGCGCACTATGACCACTTCGGTATTGATCGCACGCGCAAGGGTGATCCGGTGTTTCACGGCGCTGCGGACAACGCAACTGGGACCGCGATCGTGATGGAGCTGGCGCGGGCGTTTGGACAGAAGAAGATTCAGCCACCGTCGACGGTGATTTTTGCAGCGGTGACGGCGGAAGAGCAGGGGCTGCTGGGTTCGCAGTATCTGGGAATGCATCCGCCGGTTCCGGCGAAGGATATTTCGCTGGACATCAACTATGACGAACTGTTGCCGCTGGGCGATGTGACAGGTGTGGGCGCGGGTGGAGCGCAGAGGACGACGGCTTATCCGCTGCTGGAGGCACTGGCTGCGCATGACAACCTGACGCTGCGCAAGGGCGGTGTGGATGCGGGCGGCGGGTACTATCGCAGCGATCACTTCTCGCTGGCGCGCGTGGGGATTCCGGCGTTCTCGCTGGGGCAGGGCGGCATGTTTGTAGGTCATGACGAGGCATGGGGACGCGAGCAGTCGCGCGATTTTGGGCAGAACAAATATCACACGCCCGCCGATGTGTACTCTGACTCGATGGACTTCACGGGCAATGCGCACATGGCGCGTTTTGGGTTTGAGTTGGGATGGATTGTGATGAGTCAGCCGGAGCGCATGGAGTGGTTGCCGGGCGACGAGTTTGAAGCGGCACGGAAACGGCAGTAA
- the rimO gene encoding 30S ribosomal protein S12 methylthiotransferase RimO, whose amino-acid sequence MPTITEAEIKTNLTSETIHRPKIGFVSLGCPKNLVDSEVMMGMVHHAGAQLTPAAEDADIIVVNTCSFIDSAKQESVNTILEMVQHKTEGRAKRLIVTGCLVERYRDEIQKNIPEVDAVLGTGELDDILAAAGLTPKPVPNNSPFNILSGLTASAPAILSESARNTSSPVILSGAKNPGDAAQQQAVQTLPATNRVPQVREANLGSSRNSAIPTLDTATEPHGQSTPSEGQGFSPAVNPAQQDGALAPEGILVDRASSAVRKHSQLEVPEQISRPEGDLREKQGRFRRDDWDGATAELPSYLYSDETPRILSTPRASAYIKIAEGCDHPCGFCIIPQLRGKFRSRRISSILNEAENLVKQGVREITLIGQDTTCYGEDLGMKDGLAMLLEALATLEVEGIGPIKWLRFLYAYPNKVTTKLLETIAAHDNIARYLDVPLQHASPTVLKRMKRGGSGDIFLRMLDKARTIVPDIAIRTSFIVGFPGETDEEFAELESFIKAAKIDWLGVFSYSDEEGSPAFDLGDKVPKRTIESRRRKLMRTQLKLSAKARAAQVGQVVEVLVEGPSEETDLLWQARTLQQAPEIDGHVLLNDFGDHEALIPGTFYQAEITEAHDYDVVARIIE is encoded by the coding sequence GTGCCAACCATCACCGAAGCAGAAATCAAAACGAACCTCACCAGCGAAACCATTCATAGGCCAAAAATCGGCTTCGTCTCGCTCGGCTGCCCCAAGAACCTCGTCGACTCCGAGGTCATGATGGGCATGGTTCACCACGCAGGCGCGCAGCTCACACCCGCCGCGGAAGACGCCGACATCATCGTCGTCAACACCTGCTCCTTCATCGACTCCGCCAAGCAGGAGAGCGTCAACACCATCCTCGAGATGGTGCAGCACAAGACCGAAGGCCGCGCCAAGCGCCTCATCGTCACCGGCTGCTTGGTCGAACGCTACCGCGACGAGATCCAGAAGAACATCCCCGAAGTCGACGCCGTCCTCGGTACCGGCGAACTCGACGACATCCTCGCCGCCGCAGGTCTCACACCAAAGCCAGTCCCGAACAACAGCCCCTTCAACATCCTCTCCGGCTTAACCGCTTCGGCTCCGGCCATTCTGAGTGAGTCAGCGCGCAACACCTCTTCGCCTGTCATTCTGAGCGGAGCGAAGAATCCCGGCGACGCCGCGCAGCAGCAAGCCGTTCAAACCCTTCCAGCCACAAATCGGGTGCCCCAGGTTCGCGAAGCTAACCTGGGTTCATCGCGCAACAGCGCGATCCCGACGCTGGACACGGCAACAGAGCCTCACGGCCAGTCCACGCCTTCGGAAGGGCAGGGCTTCAGCCCTGCCGTAAACCCCGCCCAGCAAGACGGGGCTTTAGCCCCTGAGGGTATTCTGGTCGACCGCGCCTCCAGCGCAGTCCGCAAGCACAGCCAGCTCGAAGTCCCAGAACAAATCTCCCGTCCCGAAGGCGACCTCCGTGAGAAGCAGGGCCGCTTTCGCCGCGACGACTGGGACGGCGCAACCGCCGAGCTGCCCAGCTACCTCTACTCCGACGAGACACCGCGCATCCTCAGCACACCGCGCGCCTCGGCCTACATCAAGATCGCCGAGGGCTGCGATCATCCCTGCGGCTTCTGCATCATCCCGCAGCTACGCGGCAAGTTCCGCTCGCGACGCATCTCCTCCATCCTCAACGAGGCGGAGAACCTGGTGAAGCAGGGCGTCCGCGAGATCACCCTCATCGGCCAGGACACCACCTGCTACGGTGAAGACCTCGGCATGAAGGACGGCCTCGCGATGCTCCTCGAAGCCCTCGCGACGCTGGAGGTCGAAGGCATCGGCCCCATCAAGTGGCTCCGCTTCCTCTACGCCTACCCGAACAAGGTCACTACCAAACTGCTGGAGACCATCGCGGCGCACGACAACATCGCCAGGTATCTCGACGTTCCCCTGCAGCACGCTTCGCCAACCGTCCTCAAGCGGATGAAGCGCGGCGGCAGCGGCGACATCTTCCTCCGTATGCTCGACAAGGCACGCACCATCGTTCCGGACATCGCCATCCGCACCAGCTTCATCGTCGGCTTCCCCGGCGAAACGGACGAGGAGTTTGCCGAACTGGAGTCCTTCATCAAGGCCGCTAAGATCGACTGGCTCGGCGTCTTCTCCTACTCCGACGAGGAAGGCTCACCCGCCTTCGACCTCGGCGACAAGGTGCCCAAGCGCACCATCGAATCCCGCCGCCGTAAGCTGATGCGCACCCAGCTCAAGCTCAGTGCCAAGGCCCGCGCCGCGCAGGTCGGCCAGGTAGTGGAAGTGCTGGTGGAAGGCCCCTCCGAGGAGACAGACCTCCTCTGGCAGGCCCGCACCCTCCAGCAAGCCCCCGAGATCGACGGCCACGTCCTGCTCAACGACTTCGGCGACCACGAAGCCCTGATACCCGGCACCTTCTACCAAGCCGAAATTACCGAAGCCCACGACTACGACGTCGTCGCCAGGATCATCGAGTAA